The sequence CCGGCGTCGGCAAGCTCAAGACGGGTGCGGACAACCTGGACGGCGGGCTGTTCCGCCTCGGCGACGGATCGGCGACGCTGGCCCAGGGGCTGAACGACGGCGTCGGCAAGATCCCGGACTACGACAAGAAGGACCGCGACGCGCGTACGGGGGTCATGGCCGACCCCGTGCAGCTGGCCTCCAAGTCGCTGCACGCGGCCCCGAACTACGGCACCGGGTTCGCCCCGTACTTCATCCCGCTCTCCCTCTGGGTCGGCGCGATGGTGGCGTACATGCTGATCCAGCCGCTCAACCGACGGGCGCTCGCCGCCGGAGCCTCCGCCTGGCGGATCGCCTTCGCCGGCTGGCTTCCGGTCGCCGCGATCGGCGTGCTCCAGGTCGCCGCGCTGATGTCCGTCCTGCACTGGGGCCTCGGCCTCCAGATGGCCCACGCGGCCGGGACGATCGGCTTCCTGGCCCTGGTGACCTGCTGCTTCGCCGCGATCGTGCAGTGGCTGAACGCCCGCTTCGGCGCGGCGGGGCGGATCCTCGTCCTGGCGGTGCTGATGCTCCAGCTCACCTCGGCGGGCGGGACGTACCCCGTCGAGACCAGCCCCGGTTTCTTCGGCGCGATCCACCCGTACCTGCCGATGAGCTACGTCGTCGACGCACTGCGCAGGCTGATCACCGGCGGCGGGCTCGGCCCGGTGTGGCAGGGCTGCGCGGTCCTGCTGGCCTTCACCGCGGGCGCGCTGGCCCTGACCGCCCTCTCCGCGCGCCGCAAGCAGGTGTGGACCCTGGACCGGCTGCATCCGGAGCTGAGCCTGTGAGCGCGCCGGGACCTGTGAGAATCGACCGTATGGAAAGCAGTAGCACCACGCGCCGCCAGGCCACCCGGCAGAAGCTCTACGAGGCGGCGGTGACCCTCATCGCGGAGAAGGGCTTCTCCGCGACCACCGTGGACGAGATCGCCGAGCGCGCCGGGGTCGCCAAGGGCACGGTCTACTACAACTTCAAGAGCAAGACCGAACTCTTCGAGGAGCTGCTGCGCCACGGCGTCGGGCTGCTCACGGCCTCGCTGCGGTCCGCCGCCGAGGAGACCGAGGAACGCGGCGGCAGCAAGGTGGAGGCGCTGGACGCGATGATCAGGGCCGGTCTGGCCTTCATCGACCGCTACCCGGCCTTCACCCAGCTGTACGTCGCCGAGCTCTGGCGCACCAACCGTGCCTGGCAGGCCACTTTGCTGGTGGTGCGGCAGGAGGCGGTGGCCGTGGTCGAGGACGTGCTGCGGGGCGCCGTGAAGAACGGTGAACTGAGCGAGGAGATCGACATTCCGCTGACGGCCGCCGCGCTCGTCGGGATGGTGCTGGTGGCGGCTCTCGACTGGCAGGCGTTCCAGCCGGAGCGGTCGATCGACGAGGTGCACTCGGCGCTGTCCCTGCTGCTGCACGGGCGGGTCAGCGGGCGCTGAGCGGGCCGTACGCCTCCCGCGGCCATGTGGCAGGCGCTGACCGGGACCGTACGCATCCGACGGCCATATGACGGGCGCTGAGCGGAGCCGTGCGTTCCCGGCAGCCCCGGCGCACACGAAGACGCCGGTCCGGCGGAGTTCGATCGTCTCGAACTCCGCCGGACCGGCGTTTTCCGTGCTGCCGGAGAACCTTTTCCCCGTGACCCCGATCTCCCCCGTGGTCCCCCGGGCTCTCCGTCGCGCACCCCCGCTCCGTCAGGGGTGCCGCGCCGTTCCGCCGCCCCGTGTCGGCGGTCCTGGCGCCGCGCCCCTTCCGTGGCCACCACTCTGCCGTCCGCGCAGGTGGGGGCCTATCCGCGCAGCTACTCATCTCGCTCACTAGGTACGGATACTCAGAGCTGCGCACCCGGGCCCACCCCGGCCGGGCCGGCTCTGGCTACGATCGCGTCCGTGTCCGTACTCCCCCTGGTGTTCACGAGTGGCTGGGCGAGCGGGATCAACGCCTACGCGGTGGTCCTGCTCCTCGGCATCTTCGGCGCGACCGGCGTGAGCGACGAGGTGCCGGCGTCGTTGCAGCGCACCGATGTCCTCGTCGTCGCCGCCGTCCTGTTCCTGTGCGAGGCGGTGGCCGACAAGATCCCGTACGTCGACTCGGTCTGGGACACGGCGCACACCGTGATCCGGCCGCTCTCCGGAGCGGTCGTGGCGGCGCTGCTGGCCGGTGAGAGCGGATCACTTCCGGAGCTCGCGGCCGGGGCGGTCGGCGGTTCCACGGCGCTGCTGAGCCACCTGGTGAAGGCGGGCACCAGGATGGCGGTCAACACCTCCCCCGAACCGTTCAGCAACATCGGGGTGAGCACGGCCGAGGACCTCGGTGTCGCCGCGATCATCACGTTCGCCATATTCCATCCGCTGGCGGCCGCCGTCATCGCCGCTGTCCTGCTGCTGCTCGGACTGCTGATACTGGTCTTCCTGGCCGCGCGGATCCGCCGGTTCCTGCGCCGCAGGGCCCAGCGCCGCGAGGAGAAACGCCTTGCCGGGGCGGGTGGGCACCAGCCTCCTGGATGAGTTGTCGGTGGCGGTCGATAAGGTCACCGGCATGGCACGAATTGCGGTGATCGGCGCCGGGACGGGCGCGATGGCGGCGGCCGCCCGGCTCGCCGTGGCAGGCCACCGGGTGACGGTGTACGAGCGCTCGGCGACGTACGGCGGCTCGGTCGGCCGGTATGCCCATGAGGGCTTCGCCTTCGACACCGGGCCGACGCTGCTTCATCTCCCCGCGGTCCAGCGCGACTTGTTCGTGAAGACCGGCAAGGAGTCCCTGGAGCAGAGCGTCACGCTGTCCCAGGTCGATCCGGCGAGCCGCCATCTCTTCGCGGACGGCACCGCGGTGTCCCTGCCCAACGCCTCGCGCTCCAAGGTGGCCGCAGCCCTGGACGGAGCGCTCGGACCCGGCTCGGGAGCCCGTTGGAGCGGCTTCCTGGACCGGGCCCGCGATGCCTGGGACCGGTCGCGGCGGCCGTTGCTGGAGGAGCCGCTGGGCCCCGACCGGCAGGCGCTCGCCCGCGACCCCTACCCCTCGGTCCGGCAGCGCCGGCTGCTGCGCGGTGCCCGGCAGGCGGGCACCGTGACGGAGGTCGGCGCCTGGGAGCTGGCGGATCCCCGGCTGGCCGCCCTGCTCGACGGGTACGCCCTGTCGTACGGCCTCGATCCGCGCCACGCCCCGGCGGCGGCCGCCCTGTTGCCGTACATGGAGGAGACCTTCGGCAGCTGGTACATCACCGGAGGGATGCGGGAGCTGGCCCGCGCGGTGTACGAGCGGTGCCTGGCACGCCGGGTGGAGTTCGTCTTCGGCGCCGAGGTGGTCCGGGTGGTCGAGAAGGACGGCCGTGCGGCGGGCGTGGAGCTGGCGGGCGGCGAGGTGGCGGAGGCCGACCGGGTGGTGCTCGGCGCCCAGCCGCGCCCCGGTCTGGTGCCGGGTCAGGAGCCGTGGGGGGACGTGGCGGTGCGGTCACGTCCCGGGGGCGGTGACGTGCCGGGCCGGTTCGTGGTTCTGCTGTCGCTGCGCGGCGCCCGGGAGGCCGGTGCCGTGCACCGGACCGTGGTGCACGCGGCGGACGGGGCGGCGGAGCTCGACGCGGTGTTCCGGGGCCGGGTCGCCGAACGGCCCACGGTCACGGTGCTGCGTCCCGACGATCCCTCGACGCGCCCGGACGAGGCGCACGAGGCCGTGACGCTGATGGCGACGGTGGCTCCGCAGGGCCCGGTCGACTGGACGGACGCGGCGCTGCGCGAGCGGTATGCCGACACACTGATCTCGTCGGCCGCGGAGGCCGTTCCCGGTCTGCGGGAGCGGATCCTGCACCGGGAGGTGCGTACGCCCGTCGAGACCGCCGCCGAGACGGGAGCCGAGGGGGGTTCGGTGCCCGCGCCCGCGCTGGCCGGGGCCGGGGGCGCGTATCTGCATCCGGCGAACCGCACCCGGCTGCCGGGACTGTATCTGGCGGGCGGCTGGTCGCATCCGGGCGGCGGACTGGCGCACGCCGGGATGTCGGGGACGCTCGTCGCCGGACTCATCGTGGAGGGCGACGACT is a genomic window of Streptomyces sp. NBC_01237 containing:
- a CDS encoding TetR/AcrR family transcriptional regulator, with the translated sequence MESSSTTRRQATRQKLYEAAVTLIAEKGFSATTVDEIAERAGVAKGTVYYNFKSKTELFEELLRHGVGLLTASLRSAAEETEERGGSKVEALDAMIRAGLAFIDRYPAFTQLYVAELWRTNRAWQATLLVVRQEAVAVVEDVLRGAVKNGELSEEIDIPLTAAALVGMVLVAALDWQAFQPERSIDEVHSALSLLLHGRVSGR
- a CDS encoding DUF4126 domain-containing protein; translation: MSVLPLVFTSGWASGINAYAVVLLLGIFGATGVSDEVPASLQRTDVLVVAAVLFLCEAVADKIPYVDSVWDTAHTVIRPLSGAVVAALLAGESGSLPELAAGAVGGSTALLSHLVKAGTRMAVNTSPEPFSNIGVSTAEDLGVAAIITFAIFHPLAAAVIAAVLLLLGLLILVFLAARIRRFLRRRAQRREEKRLAGAGGHQPPG
- a CDS encoding phytoene desaturase family protein; this translates as MARIAVIGAGTGAMAAAARLAVAGHRVTVYERSATYGGSVGRYAHEGFAFDTGPTLLHLPAVQRDLFVKTGKESLEQSVTLSQVDPASRHLFADGTAVSLPNASRSKVAAALDGALGPGSGARWSGFLDRARDAWDRSRRPLLEEPLGPDRQALARDPYPSVRQRRLLRGARQAGTVTEVGAWELADPRLAALLDGYALSYGLDPRHAPAAAALLPYMEETFGSWYITGGMRELARAVYERCLARRVEFVFGAEVVRVVEKDGRAAGVELAGGEVAEADRVVLGAQPRPGLVPGQEPWGDVAVRSRPGGGDVPGRFVVLLSLRGAREAGAVHRTVVHAADGAAELDAVFRGRVAERPTVTVLRPDDPSTRPDEAHEAVTLMATVAPQGPVDWTDAALRERYADTLISSAAEAVPGLRERILHREVRTPVETAAETGAEGGSVPAPALAGAGGAYLHPANRTRLPGLYLAGGWSHPGGGLAHAGMSGTLVAGLIVEGDDFRGSR